A genomic stretch from Lathyrus oleraceus cultivar Zhongwan6 chromosome 2, CAAS_Psat_ZW6_1.0, whole genome shotgun sequence includes:
- the LOC127120313 gene encoding uncharacterized protein LOC127120313 — protein MGVCASCHNVKTTHTRKRAARGKDGGGSGIPRAAESFRRPSSIMVMDISSGAIKEYKQPISASVVVSENNNNNNCCYISNAESMCIGTCMPRVPDEEELLPGRIYFIVPLSHSSYPLTLPLLCDLAVKVSSALANTHILCVNAEEKRNYELLLQCWLCTNRYLRDKMDSKS, from the exons ATGGGCGTGTGCGCGTCTTGTCACAATGTGAAAACCACACACACTCGAAAAAGAGCCGCTCGTGGGAAGGACGGTGGTGGCTCCGGTATACCACGTGCAGCGGAATCTTTTCGAAGACCATCGTCGATCATGGTGATGGACATTTCTAGCGGTGCGATCAAAGAGTATAAACAACCGATTTCAGCAAGCGTCGTCGTTTCAgagaacaacaacaacaacaattgCTGCTACATCTCAAACGCAGAGTCAATGTGCATCGGCACGTGTATGCCACGCGTTCCAGACGAGGAGGAGCTTCTACCTGGTCGAATCTACTTCATCGTTCCTCTTTCGCATTCTAGTTATCCATTGACTCTTCCTCTTCTCTGTGATCTCGCCGTTAAAGTTAGTTCTGCACTTGCCAACACACACATACTGTGCGTTAACGCCGA GGAAAAGAGAAATTATGAATTACTCCTGCAATGCTGGCTCTGCACAAACAGATACCTTAGAGACAAGATGGATTCAAAATCTTAG